Part of the Candidatus Aegiribacteria sp. genome, AAGCGTTGTGTGATCAAATCAGTTGAACATACAATGCAGTTGTACTATGATATCTATAGGAGGTGAGATTGATGATGAAAATCACTATTCAAATAGAAGACAATAAGGCTCAGGTATTGCGTGAGAAAGCAAAACGATATGGTCTAGACCCAGAGCAGTTTCTGGCAGCATCTGTTGAAGATATCATTAGTCAACCCGACAACGATTTCGAAGAAGCGGCTCTTCGCGTATTGTCAAAGAACAAGGAACTCTATCACCGACTCTCCTGATGCGTTATCTTTCAATATCAGAAGTACTTGAGCTTCATGAAAGGCTCATATCCTCCTATGGAGGCCCAACAGGAATTCGAGATTTGGGTGCTTTGGAATCTGCTATCAATCAGCCCTATGTCACGTTTGATCAACAGGATCTATATCCAGACTTAATTTCCAAGGCTGCTGCTATCTGTTTCTCATTAGTAATGAACCATCCGTTTCTCGATGGCAACAAACGTGTTGGACATGCCGCCATGGAAACATTCCTTATTCTTAACGGAGCGGACTTTGACTGCGCTGTAAATGAGCAGGAGCGAGTCATGCTTGATC contains:
- a CDS encoding DNA-binding protein — encoded protein: MMKITIQIEDNKAQVLREKAKRYGLDPEQFLAASVEDIISQPDNDFEEAALRVLSKNKELYHRLS
- a CDS encoding type II toxin-antitoxin system death-on-curing family toxin; the protein is MMRYLSISEVLELHERLISSYGGPTGIRDLGALESAINQPYVTFDQQDLYPDLISKAAAICFSLVMNHPFLDGNKRVGHAAMETFLILNGADFDCAVNEQERVMLDLAAGKMDRAEFTDWVKIHTNA